A single Candidatus Rubidus massiliensis DNA region contains:
- the zwf gene encoding Glucose-6-phosphate 1-dehydrogenase codes for MTEPVEFVNPFEDLSRSTKTPDSCLLVIFGATGDLTARKLIPAIYNLSKEGQLPSHFACVAFARRKKTHEQFREEMKEAIEKFSRSGIDDNVWKSLSDHIYYHCSEFHEDEGYESLQKFLHQLDNQLGTRGNHLYYLSTQPSFFPLIIEKLHKHKLIYPVTQKDKWSRIIIEKPFGHDYQSAVNLQKEIAKYLDESQIFRIDHYLGKETVQNILVFRFTNPIFEASWNNRHIDNIQISVSEEQGIGTRGRFWEEAGMLRDIVQNHMMQLLSLVAMEPPINFLANSIRDEKVKVIQSIRPFPKNIEQGIVRGQYGKGFIDGKEVIGYREEENVDKNSDVETFVAAKIYIDNWRWAGVPFYLRAGKRLPIRTTEIAISFKDAPNYLFKKDGYNIESNVLVIRIQPDEGISLRMNCKVPGLAQTIQPVKMSFHYSSYFGSTPPEAYERLICDCMAGDSTLFARADELLASWKLFTPVLEYWQNKKADSSFIYPSGTWGPDSSDEILRKDGKKWRLI; via the coding sequence ATGACAGAACCCGTTGAGTTCGTAAATCCTTTTGAAGATTTATCCAGATCTACTAAAACACCAGACTCTTGCCTTTTAGTGATATTTGGAGCTACTGGAGACTTAACTGCCAGAAAATTAATACCCGCTATCTATAATCTTTCAAAAGAGGGGCAACTTCCTTCTCACTTTGCTTGTGTAGCTTTCGCTAGAAGAAAAAAAACACATGAGCAGTTTCGTGAAGAAATGAAAGAAGCTATAGAAAAGTTTTCTAGAAGTGGAATAGATGATAATGTTTGGAAAAGTTTAAGCGATCATATTTATTATCATTGCTCTGAATTTCATGAGGATGAAGGTTATGAAAGTTTACAAAAATTTCTCCATCAATTAGATAATCAACTTGGCACACGTGGCAATCATTTATATTACTTATCTACACAGCCAAGTTTTTTTCCCTTAATCATAGAAAAACTTCATAAACATAAATTAATTTATCCAGTCACTCAAAAAGATAAATGGTCTAGAATTATTATTGAAAAACCTTTTGGGCACGATTATCAATCAGCTGTCAATCTGCAAAAGGAAATCGCTAAATATTTAGATGAAAGCCAAATCTTTAGAATAGATCATTATTTAGGTAAAGAAACTGTACAAAATATTTTAGTATTTAGATTTACAAACCCAATTTTTGAAGCAAGTTGGAATAACCGTCATATAGACAATATTCAAATTAGTGTTAGTGAAGAACAAGGAATTGGAACTAGAGGTCGTTTTTGGGAAGAGGCAGGCATGCTTCGCGATATTGTTCAAAATCACATGATGCAGCTTTTGTCATTAGTGGCAATGGAACCCCCCATTAACTTTTTAGCAAACTCTATTCGAGACGAAAAAGTAAAAGTAATCCAATCCATTAGACCATTTCCAAAAAATATTGAGCAAGGCATTGTTAGAGGACAATACGGAAAAGGGTTTATCGATGGAAAAGAAGTAATTGGATATAGAGAAGAAGAAAATGTTGATAAAAATTCTGATGTAGAAACTTTTGTAGCTGCAAAAATCTATATCGATAATTGGCGTTGGGCAGGAGTTCCTTTTTATTTACGAGCTGGCAAACGTCTTCCCATTAGAACAACTGAGATCGCCATTTCTTTTAAAGATGCCCCTAATTACTTATTCAAAAAAGATGGCTATAATATTGAAAGCAACGTTTTGGTCATTCGTATTCAGCCAGATGAAGGAATCTCCCTACGTATGAATTGCAAAGTCCCAGGACTTGCCCAAACAATTCAACCAGTTAAAATGTCTTTTCATTATAGTTCCTATTTTGGCTCTACTCCTCCTGAAGCTTATGAAAGACTCATTTGTGATTGCATGGCGGGTGATAGCACTTTATTTGCAAGAGCTGACGAATTATTAGCCTCCTGGAAACTATTCACGCCGGTATTAGAGTATTGGCAAAATAAAAAAGCAGATTCTAGTTTTATCTATCCTTCCGGGACGTGGGGACCTGATTCTTCAGACGAAATCCTTCGTAAAGATGGAAAAAAATGGAGGCTTATATGA
- a CDS encoding Transposase IS116/IS110/IS902 family protein, translated as MLTSIKEEPSKKAKTVRSKKYQYTFNVSDHLKSLIGIDLTAIPGIDVSTALKLISEIGTDIKRWPTVKHFCAWLGLCPGTRISGGRRLSSHTSHSTNKAATILRMSASGLYKNNSVFGAHLRKMKARMGPVEAITATAHKMARAIYFMMLNKTEYVEAGCDYYDKMNGEKTLKFLKKRAAAFGYKLEKYI; from the coding sequence ATGTTAACATCAATTAAAGAAGAGCCATCAAAAAAAGCAAAAACTGTTAGATCTAAAAAATATCAATATACTTTTAACGTATCAGATCATCTCAAATCACTTATAGGTATCGATTTAACAGCAATCCCCGGGATTGACGTAAGTACAGCATTAAAACTCATTTCAGAAATAGGAACAGATATCAAACGATGGCCAACAGTAAAGCATTTCTGTGCATGGCTTGGGCTTTGCCCAGGAACTCGAATTTCTGGAGGAAGAAGATTAAGTAGTCATACATCACATAGTACTAATAAAGCGGCTACAATTTTGCGAATGTCAGCAAGTGGACTTTATAAAAACAATAGTGTTTTTGGAGCGCATCTAAGGAAGATGAAGGCGAGAATGGGACCTGTGGAAGCAATAACAGCAACAGCGCATAAAATGGCTAGAGCAATTTATTTTATGATGTTGAATAAGACAGAATATGTTGAGGCAGGGTGCGATTATTATGATAAAATGAATGGAGAAAAAACACTTAAATTTTTGAAGAAAAGGGCAGCAGCATTTGGATACAAATTAGAGAAATACATATAG
- the pgl gene encoding 6-phosphogluconolactonase yields MSNWKKLVESFDIRRNLVIPGDKKKTIEFCVEQFIDLAKEAIQKNNKFTVALTGGSTPKEIYHELSLKKDALDWSKVYLFWSDERSVAADNKDSNFKMAMDAGFANLPIPSNQIFRMVAEIDIVDNAKVYEDIITKVIPEQQFDLVLLGMGDDGHTASLFPKTHALHEDHRLIAENYVPKLDTWRMTFTYTLINKAKNISIIVLGETKAKTMAQVLCDPFQPDLLPVQKVGTSTNPALWILDNQAAKEIKKKC; encoded by the coding sequence ATGTCTAACTGGAAAAAACTTGTAGAATCTTTTGATATTAGAAGAAATTTAGTAATACCGGGTGATAAAAAGAAAACCATTGAATTTTGTGTAGAGCAATTCATTGACTTAGCCAAAGAAGCGATTCAGAAAAATAATAAGTTTACAGTAGCTTTGACAGGAGGATCAACTCCTAAAGAAATTTATCATGAACTTTCCTTAAAAAAAGATGCACTTGATTGGAGTAAAGTTTATTTATTTTGGAGTGATGAGCGCTCAGTTGCAGCTGATAATAAAGATAGCAATTTTAAAATGGCAATGGATGCAGGTTTTGCAAATCTACCTATCCCCTCCAATCAAATATTTCGAATGGTTGCTGAAATAGATATCGTTGATAATGCAAAAGTTTATGAAGATATTATTACTAAAGTAATTCCAGAACAACAATTTGATTTAGTGTTACTTGGAATGGGAGACGATGGGCATACAGCTTCTTTATTTCCAAAAACACACGCATTGCATGAAGATCATCGCCTAATAGCTGAAAATTATGTTCCCAAATTAGATACATGGCGCATGACTTTTACTTATACTTTAATTAATAAAGCCAAAAACATTTCTATTATAGTGCTCGGTGAAACAAAAGCAAAAACTATGGCACAAGTGCTTTGCGATCCTTTTCAACCAGATCTCCTCCCCGTTCAAAAGGTGGGAACTTCAACCAATCCAGCTCTTTGGATATTAGATAATCAAGCAGCAAAAGAGATTAAGAAAAAATGTTAG
- the fieF gene encoding Ferrous-iron efflux pump FieF produces MTKFPDPQPIPMTVHDARYHRKKELIDSSFKGILIRLAIVVAEFVGFFVFGSYSLLMDGLASFLDICISLILVFFIHFASRPPDSNHPFGHGRFEPLVGLQLGIFLATIGGFMFYDQTFSLATEGDREAISSYAWIIPLAAVFLLELCYQIVMRVAKRENSPALAADAAHYRIDGVTSLFAAIALIAGAYLPQWSHALDHIGAILIALLMIIIGIGAARNNFFQITDKKPEKKFFDCVEAAAKKVEGVKETEKIRIQQFGPDAFVSIDVEVQPEMSVEKAHIISQKVRLEIQKDWPNVRDVIVHIEPFYANDH; encoded by the coding sequence ATGACAAAATTTCCTGATCCGCAACCAATTCCAATGACAGTACATGATGCTAGATATCATAGAAAAAAAGAGCTTATAGACTCAAGTTTTAAAGGTATCTTAATCCGTTTAGCAATAGTTGTGGCAGAATTTGTAGGCTTTTTTGTTTTTGGCAGCTATTCTTTGTTAATGGATGGTTTAGCAAGTTTTTTAGATATTTGTATAAGCCTAATTCTCGTTTTCTTTATTCATTTTGCTTCTCGTCCACCAGATTCAAACCACCCCTTTGGTCATGGTCGCTTTGAACCCCTAGTAGGTTTGCAATTAGGTATTTTTTTAGCAACTATTGGTGGCTTTATGTTTTATGATCAAACATTTAGTTTGGCAACTGAAGGTGATAGAGAGGCTATAAGTTCTTATGCTTGGATTATTCCATTAGCTGCTGTTTTCTTACTCGAACTTTGTTACCAAATTGTGATGAGGGTAGCTAAACGTGAAAATAGCCCAGCGCTTGCAGCGGATGCGGCTCACTATCGAATTGATGGAGTAACTAGCCTTTTTGCGGCAATAGCATTAATAGCTGGTGCTTACTTACCTCAATGGAGCCATGCTTTAGATCATATAGGGGCCATTTTAATTGCCTTACTAATGATTATTATAGGTATTGGGGCGGCAAGAAATAATTTTTTCCAAATTACTGATAAAAAACCTGAAAAAAAGTTTTTTGATTGTGTTGAAGCGGCAGCCAAAAAAGTTGAAGGTGTTAAAGAAACAGAAAAAATTCGGATTCAACAATTTGGTCCTGATGCTTTCGTTAGCATAGATGTAGAGGTGCAACCTGAAATGTCTGTTGAAAAAGCACATATAATTAGTCAAAAAGTTAGACTTGAAATTCAAAAAGATTGGCCAAATGTTCGAGATGTGATTGTCCATATAGAACCTTTTTATGCAAATGATCATTAA
- a CDS encoding glucose-6-phosphate dehydrogenase assembly protein OpcA, with product MTKEVIDLESIKPLKKPNKAQLFTLIIYTQNKYRTEYFHEILASVIKQFPCRVISLEHSSNDEEKVFKINSTQKFNDHQKKIEGEIISITFSKEFEERASFCITPYLIADLPIYVIWGKDPTIENPILNDVKKYCTKLIVDASCTPHLQNFSQKISEEVCQSNLNLVDMNWAQMTGWRDTFKQVFDTKEKITEIQKAKTIEISFWSKHSAASINRSIQAIYLQGWIAARLNYKFVSRKEEDGKIFIQYKSKKNDVTFILTSKSKTKNSQEGIFSINVTTSSHTLYEMNVVDDKVKVVVTTNEKCDLPFFLSLPHYKRNSQFLNEIFFQRISPQYCQMLNMIKQSNW from the coding sequence ATGACAAAGGAAGTGATTGACTTAGAAAGTATAAAGCCTTTAAAAAAACCTAATAAAGCACAGTTATTCACCTTAATTATTTATACACAAAATAAATATAGAACTGAATATTTCCACGAAATTTTAGCGTCCGTTATAAAGCAATTTCCTTGTCGCGTTATTAGTTTAGAACACAGCTCAAATGATGAGGAAAAAGTTTTTAAAATTAATTCCACTCAAAAATTTAATGATCACCAAAAGAAAATTGAGGGGGAAATTATCTCAATCACTTTTTCTAAAGAATTTGAAGAAAGAGCTTCTTTTTGCATCACCCCTTATTTAATCGCAGACCTACCGATTTATGTGATATGGGGTAAAGATCCAACCATTGAAAATCCAATATTAAATGATGTCAAAAAATATTGCACCAAGCTAATTGTTGACGCATCTTGTACACCTCATCTACAAAATTTTTCTCAAAAAATTTCAGAAGAAGTTTGCCAATCTAATTTAAACCTAGTGGATATGAATTGGGCGCAAATGACAGGTTGGAGAGACACTTTTAAACAGGTATTTGACACCAAAGAGAAAATAACAGAAATTCAAAAAGCTAAAACTATTGAAATTTCTTTTTGGAGTAAACATTCTGCCGCTTCAATCAACCGCTCCATTCAAGCCATTTATTTGCAAGGTTGGATTGCTGCTAGGCTAAATTATAAATTTGTATCGCGAAAAGAAGAAGATGGAAAAATATTCATCCAATACAAATCCAAAAAGAACGATGTAACTTTTATATTAACCTCCAAAAGTAAAACGAAAAATTCTCAAGAAGGTATTTTTTCAATTAATGTTACAACCAGTAGTCATACGTTATACGAGATGAATGTTGTAGATGATAAAGTAAAAGTTGTGGTCACTACCAATGAAAAATGTGATCTTCCTTTTTTTTTAAGTTTACCTCACTACAAAAGGAATTCACAATTTTTAAATGAGATTTTCTTTCAAAGAATTAGCCCTCAGTATTGTCAAATGCTAAATATGATTAAACAGTCGAATTGGTGA
- the pyrG gene encoding CTP synthase, protein MQSKQIKYIFITGGVCSSLGKGLTAASIGMLLEQKGLSIAMLKFDPYLNVDPGTMSPFQHGEVYVTDDGAETDLDLGHYHRYTNSPLSKASNATSGQVYNSVIRRERQGEYLGKTVQVIPHITDEIKQKIIHCAKQKDDIDVVLVEVGGTIGDIESLPFLEAIRQFCYEHNGNCLNIHLTYVPYLKAAGEVKTKPSQQSVQVLRGIGIFPDIILCRCEKPLSDEVKDKISLFCNVPRKAVFDEPDVSFTIYEVPLNLKEQGLDNLICQKLGINCEKQGNLSEIESIIDTLKNPKGNVTIGVVGKYVQHQDAYKSVYESLHHGAIACGYKLEIKRFEADKLLEEGQKIEDILKDCDGILVPGGFGERGWWGKIQTAKYCREKKVPYFGICLGMQIMAVEFARNVAKIEDANSTEVDPYTKNPVISLLSEQKEVKDLGGTMRLGAYICNVQSGTKAYDAYQSNKVSERHRHRFEFNNKYKSVMEEKGYVISGTLDGGNLCEISEIKDHPWMVGVQFHPEFQSKPTKANPLFKAFIQATIDNKEK, encoded by the coding sequence ATGCAATCAAAACAAATAAAATATATTTTTATCACAGGTGGTGTTTGTTCGTCTTTAGGAAAAGGATTGACAGCTGCATCAATTGGGATGCTATTAGAGCAAAAAGGCTTATCTATAGCCATGCTTAAATTTGATCCTTACTTAAATGTTGACCCAGGCACAATGAGCCCTTTTCAACATGGAGAAGTGTACGTAACTGATGATGGAGCTGAAACAGATTTAGACTTAGGTCACTATCATCGTTACACAAATTCACCCTTATCAAAAGCTTCAAATGCTACATCTGGCCAAGTTTACAACAGCGTCATTAGAAGGGAAAGACAAGGTGAATATTTAGGCAAAACTGTACAAGTAATCCCCCACATAACTGATGAAATAAAACAAAAAATTATTCATTGCGCAAAACAAAAAGATGATATCGATGTTGTTTTAGTTGAAGTAGGTGGAACAATTGGGGATATAGAATCCTTACCCTTTTTAGAAGCAATTAGACAATTTTGCTATGAACATAATGGCAATTGTTTAAATATTCATTTAACATATGTTCCTTACTTAAAAGCTGCTGGAGAAGTAAAAACAAAACCATCTCAGCAATCTGTTCAAGTTTTAAGAGGAATAGGTATTTTTCCAGATATTATTTTATGTCGTTGTGAAAAACCACTCTCTGATGAAGTAAAAGATAAAATTAGTTTATTTTGTAATGTTCCAAGAAAAGCTGTTTTTGATGAACCAGACGTTAGCTTTACAATTTATGAAGTTCCTTTAAATCTAAAAGAGCAAGGACTTGATAACTTAATTTGTCAAAAACTTGGAATCAATTGTGAAAAACAAGGCAATTTATCGGAAATCGAATCAATTATCGATACCCTTAAAAATCCTAAAGGGAATGTTACCATCGGGGTTGTTGGAAAATATGTTCAACACCAAGATGCTTATAAATCTGTCTATGAATCACTTCATCATGGGGCCATTGCTTGTGGTTATAAATTAGAAATTAAACGATTTGAAGCTGACAAATTATTAGAAGAAGGGCAAAAAATTGAAGATATTCTAAAAGATTGCGATGGTATTTTAGTTCCTGGCGGTTTTGGCGAAAGAGGCTGGTGGGGAAAAATCCAAACAGCAAAATATTGTAGAGAGAAAAAAGTCCCTTATTTTGGAATTTGCCTTGGTATGCAAATCATGGCCGTAGAATTTGCTAGAAATGTGGCAAAAATTGAAGATGCTAACTCTACCGAAGTTGACCCTTACACAAAAAATCCTGTTATTTCTCTTTTAAGTGAACAAAAAGAAGTAAAAGATTTAGGGGGTACTATGCGCCTTGGAGCTTATATTTGTAATGTTCAATCGGGAACTAAAGCATACGATGCGTACCAATCTAATAAAGTATCTGAAAGACATCGTCATCGTTTTGAATTTAACAATAAATATAAATCGGTAATGGAAGAAAAAGGATACGTTATTTCCGGTACCTTAGATGGGGGAAATCTTTGCGAAATTTCTGAAATTAAAGATCATCCATGGATGGTTGGTGTACAATTTCACCCAGAATTTCAATCAAAGCCCACAAAAGCAAATCCATTATTTAAAGCATTTATTCAAGCGACTATCGATAATAAAGAAAAATAA
- the kpsU gene encoding 3-deoxy-manno-octulosonate cytidylyltransferase — protein sequence MNTNVKVLAVIPARYASTRFHAKLLAPIHGIPLIQRTYENAKQCSFIDECLVTTDHETIASLIRSLGGQIVMTSPECANGTERVVEALKQYPPANDFDIILNIQGDVPNLEPEVMEKVINVLKTDDAAVMSTAIMPITDLAEAQMNSVVKCVTDLNGNALYFSRSLIPGSKSELSGQYFKHIGIYAFKRDFIYKYASLPATPLQTTEDLEQLKVLEHGYKIKTVLVNSVSVGVDIPEDIQKVERMLCNQNK from the coding sequence ATGAATACAAATGTAAAAGTCTTAGCTGTAATTCCGGCTCGCTACGCAAGTACCCGCTTTCACGCTAAATTATTAGCCCCGATACATGGAATTCCCTTAATACAAAGAACTTATGAAAATGCTAAACAATGTTCTTTTATAGATGAATGTTTAGTGACAACAGATCATGAGACTATTGCTTCTTTAATTCGTTCTTTAGGTGGTCAAATAGTTATGACATCTCCTGAATGTGCAAATGGGACAGAGCGTGTTGTAGAAGCTTTAAAACAATATCCACCAGCTAACGATTTTGATATCATTTTGAATATTCAAGGGGATGTTCCCAATTTAGAACCTGAAGTCATGGAAAAAGTAATCAACGTTTTAAAAACTGATGATGCAGCCGTTATGTCAACTGCGATTATGCCAATAACTGATCTTGCCGAGGCTCAAATGAATTCAGTTGTAAAATGTGTTACAGACTTAAATGGGAATGCTTTGTATTTCAGTCGATCTTTAATCCCAGGTTCTAAATCCGAATTATCGGGTCAATATTTTAAACATATCGGCATTTATGCCTTCAAAAGAGATTTTATTTATAAATATGCTTCTTTACCAGCAACTCCCCTTCAAACAACTGAAGATTTAGAGCAACTAAAAGTATTAGAACATGGTTATAAAATTAAAACAGTATTAGTCAATAGTGTTAGTGTGGGTGTCGATATCCCAGAAGATATACAAAAAGTTGAGCGGATGTTATGCAATCAAAACAAATAA
- the upp gene encoding Uracil phosphoribosyltransferase, with the protein MKDILISTLRDKNTSLLEFREAANRLTLLLAAEAVELMPKTKITLETPLAKTEGFKLASDPVLLPILRSGLALLPSFITYFPFATIGFIGTVRDEKTANPKLYYKNLPPLAQHPIIILEPMIATGGTVLLVLDLLKQQNADLKKLFIVSFIGSKEGVNLLKDKFPETNLIIAQVDPSLNDKKFIIPGLGDFGDRYFGTI; encoded by the coding sequence ATGAAAGATATTTTAATTTCTACTTTACGAGATAAAAATACTTCTTTGCTAGAGTTTAGAGAAGCCGCCAACCGTTTAACTCTTCTCCTTGCAGCAGAAGCTGTTGAGTTAATGCCAAAAACAAAAATTACTTTAGAAACTCCTCTTGCAAAAACAGAAGGTTTTAAATTAGCTTCAGATCCTGTCTTATTGCCCATTTTGCGTTCTGGACTTGCGCTTCTTCCTTCATTTATCACTTACTTTCCCTTTGCAACGATTGGATTTATTGGGACTGTAAGAGATGAAAAAACGGCCAATCCTAAGCTATATTATAAAAATTTACCGCCTCTTGCACAACATCCTATTATCATTTTGGAGCCTATGATTGCAACGGGTGGAACAGTCCTATTAGTTTTAGATTTATTAAAACAGCAAAATGCTGACTTAAAAAAACTGTTTATTGTATCCTTTATAGGTTCAAAAGAAGGTGTAAATCTTTTGAAGGATAAATTTCCCGAAACAAACCTAATAATAGCACAAGTTGACCCAAGCCTTAACGATAAAAAATTCATCATTCCAGGTTTAGGAGACTTTGGCGATAGATATTTTGGAACAATATAA
- a CDS encoding GxxExxY protein yields the protein MKYSIPEVSTVQETDLLTGAIIGAAIDVHRALGPGLLESTYEACLVYELRLKNLKVEVQKPLPVLYKDVMLECGYRLDMVVDDQVIVEIKSVNGILPIHEA from the coding sequence ATGAAATATTCAATTCCTGAAGTATCTACAGTACAAGAAACTGATCTTTTGACAGGTGCAATCATAGGGGCTGCTATCGATGTACATCGTGCTTTGGGACCAGGTCTTCTTGAATCAACTTATGAAGCTTGTCTTGTTTATGAACTTAGACTAAAGAATTTGAAAGTTGAAGTGCAAAAGCCTCTACCAGTCCTTTATAAAGATGTCATGCTAGAATGTGGCTATCGCCTTGATATGGTTGTAGACGACCAAGTTATCGTAGAAATTAAATCGGTTAACGGAATACTACCCATACATGAGGCATAA
- a CDS encoding Transposase has product MNRSSIKIINPDSAGIDIGASSHFVAIPEGRDNEIVREFECYTPDIQRMISWLKKCSIKTIVMESTGSYWIPVFEMLEQAGFEVNLVDAHHVKNIRGRKSDVIDCQWLQQLHAHGLLAAAFRPEDKIVELRSYLRQRSMLIESAATHVNRMQKALVQMNIHLQNAISDITGVTGMAIIRAILRGKTNPKELAKMRDPRCKQPIEVIESSLQGNYREEHLFALQQAVNAYDFYQNQIRECDEAVKKNSKC; this is encoded by the coding sequence ATGAACCGATCCTCAATTAAAATAATAAATCCAGATTCTGCAGGAATAGATATTGGCGCTTCTTCACATTTTGTAGCTATACCAGAAGGGCGAGATAATGAAATAGTAAGAGAATTTGAGTGTTATACACCTGATATTCAAAGAATGATCTCTTGGCTTAAGAAGTGTAGTATAAAAACTATTGTAATGGAGTCTACAGGGTCGTATTGGATTCCGGTTTTCGAAATGCTTGAGCAAGCGGGTTTCGAAGTAAATCTAGTAGATGCGCATCATGTTAAAAATATTAGAGGTCGTAAATCGGATGTTATCGACTGTCAGTGGTTACAACAGCTTCATGCCCATGGCCTGTTAGCAGCAGCATTTCGCCCAGAAGATAAAATTGTAGAATTAAGAAGTTATCTTAGGCAAAGATCAATGCTTATAGAATCTGCAGCTACACATGTCAATAGAATGCAAAAAGCGCTAGTACAAATGAATATACATCTTCAAAATGCGATCAGTGATATCACCGGTGTTACTGGCATGGCAATAATCAGGGCTATCTTAAGAGGAAAAACAAACCCCAAAGAATTAGCTAAAATGAGAGACCCTAGATGTAAACAACCGATAGAAGTTATTGAAAGCTCCTTGCAAGGCAATTACAGGGAAGAACATTTATTTGCTTTGCAGCAAGCAGTTAATGCATACGATTTTTATCAAAACCAAATTCGAGAATGCGATGAAGCCGTAAAAAAAAACTCGAAATGTTAA
- the yrrK gene encoding Putative Holliday junction resolvase yields MKQAKRIIGIDFGMARIGLAYSDETQTIAFPLETFTCEKKSEANIIKLVKRLEDHQKEKNYIIEKIVVGMPLMMSGKVGFLADEVKHFVDLLQQKLSIPIVTWDERLTSVQAERTLRESTMSRKKRTQFVDRVAAVIILQNYLDSIHFHQ; encoded by the coding sequence ATGAAACAAGCAAAAAGAATTATTGGAATAGATTTCGGAATGGCTAGAATTGGTCTAGCCTATTCCGATGAAACACAAACAATTGCTTTCCCTTTAGAAACGTTTACTTGTGAAAAAAAATCGGAAGCCAACATTATTAAATTGGTAAAAAGACTAGAAGATCATCAAAAAGAAAAAAACTATATTATTGAAAAAATAGTGGTGGGAATGCCCTTAATGATGAGTGGAAAAGTGGGTTTTTTAGCTGATGAAGTAAAACATTTCGTTGATCTATTGCAGCAAAAACTTTCTATCCCTATAGTGACGTGGGATGAAAGATTAACGTCTGTTCAGGCAGAGCGCACTTTGCGCGAAAGCACAATGTCACGTAAGAAAAGAACTCAATTTGTCGATCGAGTTGCCGCTGTGATCATCTTGCAAAATTATCTGGACAGTATCCATTTTCATCAATAA